agaacttatataatatactatatactcaGTACCTATACGGTCTATTGATGAATCGTAAATTCTACTGAAATCTTTGTGATCTGCGCTACACCTATTCTGGTTTTCTATTCCAATTTATAAACAACTTATGAttacgatgtatttttaattattataaatgttaattaccaaccattcaaaaactgacaaaaactagttgtaaaaaaaagtattctaatagtatttgaatatgtattctgaatataatttttaagaactatttgaatacgtattctgaataccttaattctcatttattcgaatatgtattccgaacacaaaataaaagtattctttacaagactgcatGTTTATATGTTTAACGTCATACAGTGTGTATTCTCACAGATCATAcaaggataatttttttttaaactgtttactgtttgtagatttttttatatcacaaaatacaattaaaatataataacccgCCTAAAATTCATCTCGGTGGTGTTTTCAAGGAGAATAGAGAAAGCTACACTAGTCAGGAACAGCTGATAAGAGCCTAAATTGAGTGTTTATTTGATAAGGTTATCACGCCGCAGTGCCTGAAAAGTGAATGGCCGTAGTGTGCTACAATTACTGTGCTATACATCATAATCCTTTTCCATTTCCACACATTTTCACTTCGCTCCTCCTACACTAATTAACACTGCAACCGGTCGTGTTAATCTAATGACCACTGCGGAGGACTTAGAATTGTCGGATTCGGACAAGGTTCAACCTTGGAGCACAGACAGCGGTATGGAATCGATGACCGACAGCAATAAGGATCTAACGCCAACGAGTGAAAACTTTGATGACGACGAAGAAGTTCGttgatacatttatattatataatcaacatTGTTTTATACCAGCACTCTTTAATACGTATTTTTTACCATGTGTAGGATGAAACTTTGGGTGAACGTCTATGGGCGCTAACTGAGATGTTTCCAGATTCTATAAGGAACAGCACCAAAAAGATAGTTAATACCACTGGTAAAGTCATCTTAGGTAAGATATTAGATATTACTGTATAGATATTACTCACCACAAATCGCTGactaattcaaaacaatttacagAAACTTACTTATTCGCGTGTACTTCCACATGGTACGTCTCAACAACAGCGGCTCTGTTACTTATGCCTGTATTATTTGAAACTGAACGCATACAAATGGAAGAAGCgcaaaaaaatcattcaaaacaAGTAAgtgttttaattacatatttattactaaagaagtatatttttaagttaaataatacaattaatacaatttttgtttcattttagcTTCTTCTTGGTCCTGGTAGTGCTGGCAACTTAGGTGGAGGAACTACTATGTTgcctaattaatatattttcgtcgtatattatatttttaacctatCTACCTTAGTTTATTGTTTGgctgaaataaatatttgtattaaattcacgTAGacttggaattttatttttattacttttattttactagGGATaagtgaatttaatttaaaaatataataaagacactttaaaataatatttattatgaaacttgtttacaaatatgaatatcagataattatgttatttaaatgtgtttgaGTAGTCCTGTATGTACGTCACAACTAATTTAACAAGttgtatcaataaaaatgtatattattatttgaagattTAATTCCTTTCAACTtacagaaataattaattttatctcgtttttacatacaataattatttttttctcattccTAATGTTTACAAAcagctgtatattattattctgtaagatGTTGTGTAAGTTAATTAAACAGTTTTGTGAaagtacatttttcaattattacaaacttacttattatttttacatgtgtgtacaattttaaaacactgcaataatttataaacatatgtcatttaaatatgttcaacgcaataatttttacaaaaagcAGGTATGAGTTTAACAACACGTTGAATTGCTTACCATTTACCATTGAGCTATTTCACCATTAATTTTCTTATGTACTCATGGAAAGGGAATTGTATAAGTGAAACAGCATCAGACCAGCATTGACTTTAGGTCATGTTAGTGTAAGAGGCCTACAggctttaaaatttataaaacattgtcGTCTTTGGTGCAGGCAATGATGTAAATTGGGTGGTGCAAATGTAGATAGCACTTGCACCACTACATTTCAATTGTCGGattgtaagtttatttttttgcaccaccagaaaatcataaaaaattttataggtacctatagtttccATTTTCAAAAGTATACATTTGTTCATTAAACAAGTATCTATAAACATTTTCTTGGCGTCTGAAGTGTTAGAataaaatcacgaacattttgAAACTATTTCGAGGTAGAAATTcacaaacaattttctttttatatctaagatttgtaaATTTTACACAAGATTCTTCATATGTTTGCCTaccttgaacaaaaaaaaagtttactggaaactttatgagcatttgaaaatttgaaattaacatttttttgacaGTTGATTTGCAGCT
This is a stretch of genomic DNA from Acyrthosiphon pisum isolate AL4f chromosome A3, pea_aphid_22Mar2018_4r6ur, whole genome shotgun sequence. It encodes these proteins:
- the LOC100168875 gene encoding mitochondrial import receptor subunit TOM22 homolog translates to MTTAEDLELSDSDKVQPWSTDSGMESMTDSNKDLTPTSENFDDDEEDETLGERLWALTEMFPDSIRNSTKKIVNTTGKVILETYLFACTSTWYVSTTAALLLMPVLFETERIQMEEAQKNHSKQLLLGPGSAGNLGGGTTMLPN